The following are from one region of the Jeongeupia sp. USM3 genome:
- a CDS encoding NADP-dependent oxidoreductase produces MKAIRIHRYGGPEVLQLDEVPVPVPADGELLVRVKAAGVNPVDWKIREGRLAGIMAHRLPLTLGWDVAGVVEAVGASVTGFRPGDDIYARPDASRDGCYAEYAVIRADEAAIKPPTISFIEAAGVPLAALTAWKALFDEAGLKAGQRVLIHAGAGGVGGFGIQLAKHAGAHVIATASTDNLALLRLLGADDVVDYTRENFIVRAPDVDVVFDTIGGETQDRSWACLRPGGVLVSVVSAPDPETAQQHRARGALAVVEPNGARLAELARLIDAGIVTVVIDDVYPLDAAREAHAHSQTGHARGKIVLHVAD; encoded by the coding sequence ATGAAGGCCATCCGCATCCACCGCTACGGCGGTCCCGAAGTCCTGCAGCTCGACGAGGTGCCGGTACCGGTGCCGGCCGACGGCGAGCTGCTGGTCCGGGTCAAGGCCGCCGGTGTCAATCCGGTCGACTGGAAGATCCGCGAAGGCCGGCTGGCCGGCATCATGGCGCACCGGCTGCCGCTGACGCTCGGCTGGGATGTCGCCGGGGTCGTCGAAGCCGTCGGCGCCTCGGTCACCGGCTTCAGGCCCGGTGACGACATCTACGCCCGCCCCGACGCGTCGCGCGACGGCTGCTACGCCGAGTATGCGGTGATCCGCGCCGACGAAGCCGCGATCAAGCCGCCGACGATCTCGTTCATCGAAGCCGCCGGCGTGCCGCTGGCGGCGCTGACGGCATGGAAGGCGCTGTTCGACGAGGCCGGGCTCAAGGCCGGCCAGCGCGTGCTGATCCACGCCGGCGCCGGCGGCGTCGGCGGTTTCGGCATCCAGCTTGCCAAGCACGCCGGCGCGCACGTGATCGCGACCGCGTCGACCGACAACCTTGCGCTGCTGCGGCTGCTCGGCGCCGATGACGTCGTCGACTACACGCGCGAGAACTTCATCGTCCGCGCGCCCGACGTCGACGTGGTGTTCGACACCATCGGCGGCGAGACGCAGGACAGATCGTGGGCCTGCCTCAGGCCCGGCGGCGTGCTGGTGTCGGTCGTCTCGGCGCCCGACCCGGAAACGGCGCAGCAGCACCGGGCACGCGGCGCACTGGCCGTCGTCGAGCCGAACGGCGCCCGGCTGGCCGAACTCGCCCGGCTGATCGATGCCGGCATCGTCACCGTGGTGATCGACGACGTCTATCCGCTCGATGCGGCGCGCGAAGCGCACGCGCACAGCCAGACGGGCCACGCGCGCGGCAAGATCGTGCTGCACGTGGCGGACTGA
- the pepN gene encoding aminopeptidase N: MSQPRQAIRRLDYTAPAYLIDRVDLTFDLDDTATRVTSRLVLQRNAGIAPDVPLVLNGEALVLEVIKLDGAPLPPDAYTLSDEALTIPGMPDTAILEIVTRINPEANTALSGLYLSGGNFITQCEAEGFRRITFYLDRPDVMAKFTTTIIADRARFPVLLSNGNRVGEGTLDKNRHWVKWVDPFKKPAYLFALVAGKFVSVTGNHTTPSGRNVAIEIYVEPGNADRCHHALAAAQKAMAWDEQRFGLEYDLDAYMIVATNDFNMGAMENKGLNVFNSKYVLAKPETATDADFDGIDSVVAHEYFHNWTGNRVTCRDWFQLSLKEGLTVYRDQEFSSDLGSRAVQRIQNVRGLREYQFAEDAGPQAHPVRPDEYQEINNFYTWTVYEKGSEVVRMYATLLGTDGFRKGMDLYFKRHDGQAVSCDDFRAAMADANSADLEQFGRWYSQAGTPVLDIEGVYDEVAQTYTLTVTQSCPATPGQDGKLPFHIPLALGLLDRRGQELPLQLEGEAVAAGTSRVLALREPVQTFTFVNVPYHPVPSLLRDFSAPVKLDYPYSDDDLVFLMAHDNDAFARWEAANQYATRLLLQRYRDGETDTPAPEKFVAAMAAVLNNTQLDPALAALMLTLPSEAALFEALVDVDPQKLCAVRQGLKEALARSLRPQLLTGYQKLNTGAPYRYDGPAVAGRALKNVCLDYLAELDEPLTAELLADQYRHADNMTDRLAALKALAQRDDGEPYVSDFGAVWQDDALVMDKWFALQATSSRPGALSQVQALMGHPAFSIRNPNKVRALIGAFCQQNLQHFHALDGYGYAFAADRIIELDKLNPQIAARLASCFNRWTRLEPARRALMRAELERIAGEPGLSGDTFEIASKALGAGAAG, from the coding sequence ATGTCCCAGCCGCGCCAAGCCATCCGTCGTCTCGACTACACCGCCCCCGCCTACCTGATCGACCGCGTCGACCTGACCTTCGACCTCGACGACACCGCCACGCGCGTCACCAGCCGGCTGGTGCTGCAGCGCAACGCCGGGATTGCGCCCGATGTGCCGCTGGTGCTGAACGGCGAAGCACTGGTGCTCGAAGTGATCAAGCTCGACGGTGCGCCGCTGCCGCCCGATGCCTACACGCTGAGCGACGAGGCGCTGACAATCCCGGGCATGCCGGACACCGCCATCCTCGAAATCGTCACCCGGATCAACCCGGAAGCCAATACCGCGCTGTCGGGCCTCTACCTGTCCGGCGGCAACTTCATCACCCAGTGCGAGGCCGAGGGCTTCCGCCGGATCACCTTCTACCTCGACCGGCCGGACGTGATGGCCAAGTTCACCACGACGATCATCGCCGACCGGGCCAGGTTTCCGGTGCTGCTGTCGAACGGCAACCGCGTCGGCGAAGGCACGCTCGACAAGAACCGCCACTGGGTCAAGTGGGTCGACCCGTTCAAGAAGCCGGCCTATCTGTTCGCGCTGGTCGCCGGCAAGTTCGTTTCGGTCACCGGCAACCACACGACGCCGTCGGGCCGCAATGTCGCGATCGAGATCTACGTCGAGCCCGGCAATGCCGACCGCTGCCACCATGCGCTCGCGGCGGCGCAGAAGGCCATGGCATGGGACGAGCAGCGCTTCGGCCTCGAATACGACCTCGACGCCTACATGATCGTCGCGACCAACGATTTCAACATGGGCGCGATGGAGAACAAGGGCCTCAACGTCTTCAACAGCAAGTACGTGCTGGCCAAGCCCGAAACCGCGACCGACGCCGACTTCGACGGCATCGACTCGGTCGTCGCGCATGAATACTTCCACAACTGGACCGGCAACCGCGTCACCTGCCGCGACTGGTTCCAGCTGTCGCTGAAGGAAGGCCTGACCGTCTATCGCGACCAGGAGTTCTCGTCCGACCTCGGCAGCCGTGCCGTGCAGCGCATCCAGAACGTCCGTGGCCTGCGCGAGTACCAGTTCGCCGAGGATGCCGGCCCGCAGGCGCATCCTGTCCGTCCGGACGAGTATCAGGAAATCAACAATTTCTATACCTGGACCGTGTACGAGAAGGGTTCCGAAGTCGTGCGGATGTACGCGACGCTGCTCGGTACCGACGGTTTCCGCAAGGGCATGGACCTGTACTTCAAGCGCCACGACGGTCAGGCGGTGAGCTGCGACGACTTCCGCGCCGCAATGGCCGACGCCAATAGTGCCGACCTCGAACAGTTCGGCCGCTGGTACAGCCAGGCCGGTACGCCGGTGCTCGATATCGAGGGCGTCTATGACGAAGTCGCGCAGACGTACACGCTGACGGTGACGCAGTCGTGCCCGGCGACGCCGGGTCAGGACGGGAAGCTGCCGTTCCACATTCCGCTGGCGCTCGGCCTGCTGGATCGCCGCGGCCAGGAGCTGCCGCTGCAGCTCGAGGGCGAAGCCGTCGCGGCCGGCACGAGCCGCGTGCTTGCGCTGCGCGAGCCGGTGCAGACGTTCACCTTCGTCAACGTCCCCTATCACCCGGTGCCTTCGCTGCTGCGCGATTTTTCGGCGCCGGTGAAGCTCGACTACCCGTACAGCGACGACGATCTCGTCTTCCTGATGGCGCACGACAACGACGCATTCGCGCGCTGGGAAGCCGCCAACCAGTATGCGACCCGGCTGCTGCTGCAACGCTACCGCGACGGCGAGACCGATACCCCGGCGCCGGAAAAGTTCGTCGCCGCGATGGCCGCAGTGCTGAACAACACGCAGCTCGACCCGGCGCTGGCGGCGCTGATGCTGACGCTGCCGAGCGAAGCCGCGCTGTTCGAGGCGCTGGTCGACGTCGATCCGCAGAAGCTGTGCGCGGTCCGCCAGGGGCTGAAGGAAGCACTGGCGCGCAGCCTGCGGCCGCAGCTCCTGACGGGCTACCAGAAACTCAACACCGGCGCGCCCTACCGCTACGACGGCCCGGCCGTCGCCGGCCGTGCGCTCAAGAATGTCTGCCTCGATTATCTGGCCGAACTCGACGAACCGCTGACCGCCGAGCTGCTCGCCGACCAGTATCGCCACGCCGACAACATGACCGACCGGCTCGCCGCGCTGAAGGCGCTGGCGCAACGCGACGACGGCGAGCCCTATGTCTCCGACTTCGGCGCGGTCTGGCAGGACGACGCGCTGGTGATGGACAAGTGGTTCGCGCTGCAGGCGACGAGCAGCCGCCCCGGTGCGCTGAGCCAGGTGCAGGCGCTGATGGGCCACCCGGCGTTCTCGATCAGGAATCCGAACAAGGTCCGTGCGCTGATCGGCGCGTTCTGCCAGCAGAACCTGCAGCATTTCCACGCGCTCGACGGTTACGGTTACGCCTTCGCGGCCGACCGGATCATCGAGCTCGACAAGCTCAATCCGCAGATCGCGGCAAGGCTGGCGTCGTGCTTCAACCGCTGGACCCGGCTCGAACCGGCACGCCGCGCGCTGATGCGCGCCGAGCTCGAACGGATCGCCGGCGAACCGGGGCTGTCGGGCGATACCTTCGAAATCGCCAGCAAGGCACTGGGCGCCGGCGCGGCGGGCTAG
- a CDS encoding nitrite/sulfite reductase, producing MYVYDELDQKIVDQRVAQFRDQTRRYLAGELTEEEFRPLRLQNGLYIQRHAPMLRVAVPYGELASRQVRVLAKIARSYDRDYGHFTTRQNLQYNWPKLEDVPQILADLATVQMHAIQTSGNCIRNTTTDQFAGVAHDEIVDPRPWCEIIREWSTFHPEFAHLPRKFKIAVNGAAEDRAAILVHDIGINVIRNEAGEIGFQIYVGGGLGRTPIIGSLIKPWLEPMHLLSYLDAVLRVYNRYGRRDNKYKARIKILVKAMTPEAFGAKVEQEWVHLKDGPTTLTQGEIDRVSKFFTAPAYESFAGDDAGFVAARQDNKGFGRWVERNVFAHKQPGYACVTLSLKHPGVAPGDVSGDQLDAIADLADKYSLGELRASHEQNLILPYVKQAELLALWEELKALKLATPTVGLLTDVVCCPGGDFCSLANAKSIPIALAIQQRFDNLDYLYDLGEIDLNMSGCMNACGHHHVGNIGILGVDKNGSEWYQVSLGGRQGVAASIGKVIGPSFAQDEMPDVIEKIINVFVAAREGEEPFIDVFDRIGMEPFKTRVYAGKPNLRAPKEVADA from the coding sequence ATGTACGTTTACGACGAACTCGACCAGAAAATCGTGGACCAGCGCGTAGCGCAGTTCCGCGATCAGACGCGCCGCTACCTCGCGGGCGAGCTGACCGAAGAAGAATTCCGCCCGCTGCGCCTGCAGAACGGCCTCTACATCCAGCGCCACGCGCCGATGCTGCGCGTGGCCGTGCCGTACGGCGAACTCGCCAGCCGCCAGGTGCGCGTGCTCGCGAAGATCGCCCGAAGCTACGACCGCGACTACGGCCACTTCACCACGCGCCAGAACCTCCAGTACAACTGGCCCAAACTCGAAGACGTGCCGCAGATCCTCGCCGATCTGGCCACGGTGCAGATGCACGCGATCCAGACTTCGGGCAACTGCATCCGCAACACGACGACCGACCAGTTCGCCGGCGTCGCCCACGACGAGATCGTCGACCCGCGCCCGTGGTGCGAAATCATCCGCGAGTGGAGCACCTTCCACCCCGAGTTCGCCCACCTGCCGCGCAAGTTCAAGATCGCCGTCAACGGTGCCGCCGAAGACCGCGCCGCGATCCTGGTCCACGACATCGGCATCAACGTGATCCGCAACGAAGCCGGCGAGATCGGCTTCCAGATCTACGTCGGCGGCGGCCTCGGCCGCACGCCGATCATCGGCAGCCTGATCAAGCCGTGGCTCGAACCGATGCACCTGCTGTCGTATCTGGACGCCGTGCTGCGCGTGTACAACCGCTACGGCCGTCGCGACAACAAGTACAAGGCGCGGATCAAGATCCTCGTCAAGGCGATGACGCCGGAAGCGTTCGGCGCCAAGGTCGAGCAGGAATGGGTCCACCTGAAGGACGGCCCGACGACGCTGACGCAGGGCGAGATCGACCGCGTTTCGAAGTTCTTCACCGCACCGGCGTACGAATCGTTTGCCGGTGACGATGCCGGTTTCGTTGCCGCGCGTCAGGACAACAAGGGCTTCGGCCGCTGGGTCGAGCGCAACGTGTTCGCGCACAAGCAGCCGGGCTACGCCTGTGTGACCCTGTCGCTCAAGCATCCGGGCGTCGCGCCCGGCGACGTCAGCGGCGACCAGCTCGACGCGATCGCCGATCTGGCCGACAAGTACTCGCTGGGCGAGCTGCGCGCCAGCCACGAGCAGAACCTGATCCTGCCGTACGTGAAGCAGGCCGAGCTGCTGGCACTGTGGGAAGAACTGAAGGCGCTGAAGCTCGCGACGCCGACCGTCGGCCTGCTGACCGACGTGGTCTGCTGCCCGGGTGGCGATTTCTGTTCGCTCGCCAACGCCAAGTCGATCCCGATCGCGCTGGCGATCCAGCAGCGCTTCGACAACCTCGACTACCTGTACGACCTCGGCGAGATCGACCTGAACATGTCGGGCTGCATGAACGCCTGTGGCCACCACCATGTTGGCAACATCGGCATCCTCGGCGTCGACAAGAATGGTTCCGAGTGGTACCAGGTGTCGCTCGGCGGCCGCCAGGGCGTGGCCGCCAGCATCGGCAAAGTGATCGGCCCGTCGTTCGCGCAGGACGAAATGCCCGACGTGATCGAGAAGATCATCAATGTGTTCGTCGCCGCCCGTGAAGGCGAGGAGCCGTTCATCGACGTGTTCGACCGGATCGGCATGGAGCCGTTCAAGACCAGGGTCTACGCCGGCAAGCCGAACCTGCGGGCACCGAAGGAGGTCGCCGATGCCTAA
- a CDS encoding DUF934 domain-containing protein has product MPKLILDRQIVDDTATLLRNSEDGAFAAVPAQGTVIVPLAQYLAQKAELTARGDVGVWFSPDDEPELLGADAAGLKLIAVEFPAFTDGRGFSIGRLLRERYGFTGELRAFGDVFKDTLNYLTRCGFNAFVIREDKDIAEALKGLDDFTESYQSSVAQPMPLFRRRAG; this is encoded by the coding sequence ATGCCTAAGCTGATTCTCGACCGGCAGATCGTCGACGATACCGCCACGCTGCTGCGCAATAGCGAGGACGGGGCGTTCGCCGCCGTGCCGGCGCAGGGCACCGTGATCGTGCCGCTGGCGCAGTACCTCGCGCAGAAGGCCGAGCTGACCGCGCGCGGCGACGTCGGCGTCTGGTTCTCGCCCGATGACGAACCCGAACTGCTCGGCGCCGATGCGGCGGGCCTCAAGCTGATCGCCGTCGAATTCCCGGCCTTCACCGACGGCCGCGGCTTCTCTATCGGCCGGCTGCTGCGCGAACGCTACGGTTTCACCGGCGAGCTGCGCGCCTTCGGCGACGTGTTCAAGGACACGCTGAACTACCTGACCCGCTGCGGTTTCAACGCCTTCGTGATCCGCGAGGACAAGGACATCGCCGAGGCGCTCAAGGGGCTCGACGACTTCACCGAGTCGTACCAGAGCAGCGTCGCCCAGCCGATGCCGCTGTTCCGTCGCCGCGCCGGCTGA
- a CDS encoding MarR family winged helix-turn-helix transcriptional regulator → MRVDKDARQLRELVWRFVLEERDQLAAINLSQNSRILEMMYRVGPMTQSTLGQILNFEKSWISRMVDQLVAEGWVERTPNPQDRRSNILVLTAAGQTHAKDIGTMFDKHARDVLDRVSDEARDELLRAMTHLGNALPPRAGHG, encoded by the coding sequence ATGAGAGTCGACAAGGACGCGCGACAACTGCGCGAGCTCGTCTGGCGCTTCGTGCTCGAGGAGCGGGACCAGCTCGCCGCGATCAATCTGTCCCAGAACAGCCGCATTCTCGAAATGATGTACCGCGTCGGCCCGATGACGCAGTCGACACTGGGACAGATCCTCAACTTCGAGAAGAGCTGGATCAGCCGGATGGTCGACCAGCTGGTCGCCGAGGGCTGGGTCGAGCGCACGCCGAACCCGCAGGACCGGCGCAGCAACATCCTGGTACTGACCGCCGCCGGGCAGACGCACGCCAAGGACATCGGCACGATGTTCGACAAGCACGCGCGCGACGTGCTCGACCGCGTGTCCGATGAGGCGCGGGACGAGTTGTTGCGGGCGATGACGCATCTGGGCAATGCGTTGCCGCCGCGCGCCGGCCATGGCTGA
- a CDS encoding MDR family MFS transporter — MAEPRSTWVSIAAMSGICLVMMLIALDQTVVGTALPRVVAELQGYALYPWVASAYLMTNAVMIAITGRLGDLYGRKPFVLAAIVLFTLASALCGMAQSMLQLVLARALQGIGGGMLAGAAFASVSDLFPDPLQRVRWQAMLSATFGIATAMGPALGGWLTEHLGWRSVFYVNLPIGLLALPVVWRYLPHQVNHDSDDRSIDWLGAGLLAAGFCAILFTTERFGTLGLASPWLWAMVAGTGLVCWLFVRHQSRSRAPVIPPRLFAEKAVRQLCVLGFLTGLVMFVLIFYAPLLLQGGFGLSPKAAGMLVTPLLVSITVGSIINGRLVPRLPQPEKLISWGLLVLMFGTALLATLNDATPHWLMALGFAICGLSLGFQLPNLTLQVQASVARADVGVASALIQMTRMLGSMIGASAAGLAVDLRYRQQVGEVLAGVHSPDIVRLLDSPQLLIRAQEQVQLGQLADRLGLDAAGLLDGARLSLVSGIHLAFFACIVVTLLCYLIARGLPPFVAARTPAAAH; from the coding sequence ATGGCTGAGCCGCGTTCGACCTGGGTCTCGATCGCCGCGATGAGCGGCATCTGTCTGGTCATGATGCTGATCGCGCTCGACCAGACCGTCGTCGGCACCGCCTTGCCGCGCGTCGTCGCCGAACTGCAGGGTTACGCGCTTTATCCGTGGGTGGCGTCGGCGTACCTGATGACCAATGCGGTGATGATCGCGATCACCGGCCGGCTCGGTGACCTGTACGGCCGCAAGCCGTTCGTGCTGGCGGCGATCGTGCTGTTCACGCTCGCGTCGGCGCTGTGCGGCATGGCGCAGAGCATGCTGCAGCTGGTGCTGGCACGGGCGCTGCAGGGGATCGGCGGCGGCATGCTTGCCGGCGCGGCGTTCGCGTCGGTCAGCGACCTGTTCCCCGATCCGCTGCAACGGGTGCGCTGGCAGGCAATGCTGTCGGCGACCTTTGGTATCGCCACCGCGATGGGGCCGGCACTTGGCGGCTGGCTGACCGAACACCTGGGCTGGCGCAGCGTGTTCTACGTCAATCTGCCGATCGGCCTGCTTGCCTTGCCGGTCGTGTGGCGCTACCTGCCGCATCAGGTCAACCACGACTCCGATGATCGTTCGATCGACTGGCTCGGCGCCGGCCTGCTGGCGGCCGGCTTCTGCGCGATCCTGTTCACCACCGAGCGTTTCGGTACGCTGGGCCTAGCCAGCCCGTGGCTGTGGGCGATGGTCGCCGGGACGGGACTGGTGTGCTGGCTGTTCGTCCGCCACCAGTCACGCAGCCGCGCGCCGGTGATTCCGCCAAGGCTGTTTGCCGAGAAGGCCGTGCGGCAACTGTGCGTGCTCGGTTTCCTCACCGGGCTGGTGATGTTCGTGCTGATCTTCTATGCACCGCTGCTGCTGCAGGGCGGTTTCGGGCTGTCGCCAAAAGCGGCCGGCATGCTGGTGACGCCCTTGCTGGTCAGCATCACGGTCGGCAGCATCATCAACGGCCGGCTGGTACCGCGGCTGCCGCAGCCGGAAAAACTGATCTCGTGGGGACTGCTGGTGCTGATGTTCGGCACCGCTTTGCTGGCGACGCTGAACGACGCGACGCCGCACTGGCTGATGGCGCTGGGCTTTGCGATCTGCGGCCTGAGCCTCGGTTTCCAGCTGCCGAACCTGACGCTGCAGGTGCAAGCGTCGGTGGCGCGCGCCGACGTCGGCGTCGCGTCGGCACTGATCCAGATGACACGGATGCTCGGCAGCATGATCGGCGCCAGCGCCGCCGGGCTGGCGGTCGACTTGCGCTATCGCCAGCAGGTTGGCGAGGTGCTTGCCGGCGTCCACAGCCCGGACATCGTCCGCCTGCTCGACAGCCCGCAACTGCTGATCCGCGCGCAGGAGCAGGTGCAACTGGGCCAGCTCGCGGACCGGCTCGGGCTCGATGCCGCCGGCCTGCTCGACGGTGCCCGGCTGTCCCTTGTCAGCGGCATCCACCTCGCGTTCTTCGCCTGCATCGTGGTAACGCTGCTTTGCTATCTGATCGCCCGGGGGCTGCCGCCCTTCGTCGCGGCGAGGACGCCGGCGGCGGCGCATTGA
- a CDS encoding peptidoglycan DD-metalloendopeptidase family protein, translated as MSASTILRRAAPLLLAALLAACAGTPDAGPAPAGFYRVAQGDTLWRIATRNGRSVAEIKRWNKLSGNDIQTGQLLRVAPPGTSGGSAPSGGKPAPAKPAPSKPAVDIRLAWPVPGQVVARYNGSTMKGIVLAAQPGDPVKAAAAGKVVYVGGGIRTYGNLIVIKHDARVITVYAYNRELLVKDGASVQAGQVIAKAGGSAGVPTDRLHFEVRVDGKAVDPAPYLPDR; from the coding sequence ATGTCCGCTTCCACAATCCTCCGTCGTGCCGCGCCGCTGCTGCTGGCGGCGCTGCTTGCCGCGTGTGCCGGCACGCCCGACGCCGGCCCTGCGCCGGCCGGTTTCTACCGCGTGGCCCAGGGCGACACGCTCTGGCGCATCGCGACCAGGAATGGCCGCAGCGTGGCCGAGATCAAGCGCTGGAACAAGCTCAGCGGCAACGACATCCAGACCGGCCAGTTGCTGCGCGTGGCGCCGCCCGGCACGTCGGGTGGCAGCGCGCCGTCGGGCGGCAAGCCCGCGCCGGCCAAACCGGCCCCGAGCAAACCCGCGGTCGACATCCGGCTGGCATGGCCGGTACCGGGGCAGGTGGTCGCGCGCTACAACGGCAGCACGATGAAGGGCATTGTGCTCGCGGCGCAGCCCGGCGATCCGGTCAAGGCGGCGGCGGCCGGCAAGGTCGTCTACGTCGGCGGCGGCATCCGCACCTACGGCAACCTGATCGTGATCAAGCACGATGCCCGGGTGATCACCGTGTATGCGTACAACCGCGAGCTGCTGGTCAAGGACGGCGCCAGCGTGCAGGCCGGCCAGGTGATCGCCAAGGCCGGCGGCAGCGCCGGCGTGCCGACCGACCGGCTGCACTTCGAGGTGCGCGTCGACGGCAAGGCGGTCGACCCGGCGCCTTACCTGCCGGATCGCTGA
- a CDS encoding uracil-DNA glycosylase family protein, protein MSRRALDELGLGPIWIRRDQLAALARDAAPEEAQDEPAPGVVIPRPAAPAAAATAGTPSPAATKASRAPVVVIPDARTRAAPQADIKPAENERSRDIAAMDWETLEASIRACTACALCEGRTQAVPGVGDRSARLLIVGEAPGAEEDKRGEPFVGAAGKLLDNMLAAIGEKRGDGVYIANVLKCRPPGNRNPQPPEVAECAPYLARQIALIRPTVIFAIGRFAIQTLLKTDAPISALRGKVHRHDETPVVISYHPAYLLRNLPDKAKAWQDLLLLGEQLAATKSGD, encoded by the coding sequence ATGAGCAGGCGCGCGCTCGACGAACTCGGCCTCGGGCCGATCTGGATCCGCCGCGACCAGCTTGCGGCACTGGCCCGCGACGCGGCGCCCGAAGAGGCCCAGGACGAACCGGCACCCGGTGTCGTTATACCGCGGCCGGCCGCACCGGCTGCCGCAGCAACCGCCGGCACACCATCCCCGGCAGCCACCAAGGCCAGCCGCGCCCCGGTCGTCGTCATTCCCGATGCGCGCACCCGCGCCGCGCCGCAGGCCGACATCAAGCCAGCCGAGAACGAGCGCAGTCGCGACATCGCGGCGATGGACTGGGAAACGCTCGAGGCATCGATCCGTGCGTGTACCGCGTGTGCGCTGTGCGAAGGCCGTACCCAGGCCGTTCCCGGTGTCGGCGACCGCAGCGCGCGCCTGCTGATCGTCGGCGAAGCGCCCGGTGCCGAAGAGGACAAGCGCGGCGAGCCCTTCGTCGGTGCGGCCGGCAAGCTACTCGACAATATGCTCGCGGCGATCGGCGAGAAACGCGGCGACGGCGTCTACATCGCCAACGTGCTCAAGTGCCGCCCGCCGGGCAACCGCAACCCGCAGCCGCCGGAAGTCGCCGAATGCGCGCCGTATCTGGCCCGGCAGATCGCGCTGATCCGGCCGACGGTGATTTTCGCGATCGGCCGCTTCGCCATCCAGACCCTGCTCAAGACCGATGCACCGATCAGCGCGCTGCGCGGCAAGGTGCACCGCCACGACGAGACTCCGGTGGTGATCAGCTACCACCCGGCCTATCTGCTGCGCAATCTGCCCGACAAGGCCAAGGCCTGGCAGGATCTGCTGCTGCTCGGCGAGCAACTCGCCGCAACAAAATCCGGCGACTGA
- the rimI gene encoding ribosomal protein S18-alanine N-acetyltransferase has protein sequence MTLRPLTADDVDALVALDAATNPQPWSAALWRDALTRDHGTGLVDGEGRLAGFTVSSRVLDEAELQSIAVAPGLQRRGFGLALLNALLAELRRDGVARLLLEVRAGNTGAQALYAACGGEIVGRRNGYYDHGREDALLYTFVLAGGGS, from the coding sequence GTGACGCTGCGCCCGCTGACCGCCGACGACGTCGACGCGCTGGTCGCACTCGACGCCGCGACCAATCCGCAGCCGTGGTCGGCCGCGTTGTGGCGCGATGCGCTGACGCGCGATCACGGCACCGGACTCGTCGACGGTGAAGGCCGGCTGGCCGGTTTCACCGTAAGCAGCCGCGTGCTCGACGAGGCAGAGCTGCAGTCGATCGCCGTTGCCCCCGGACTGCAGCGCCGCGGCTTCGGCCTCGCGCTGCTGAACGCGCTGCTGGCCGAGTTGCGGCGCGACGGCGTCGCCCGGCTACTGCTTGAAGTCCGCGCCGGCAACACCGGCGCGCAGGCGCTGTACGCAGCCTGTGGCGGCGAAATCGTCGGCCGCCGCAACGGTTATTACGATCACGGTAGAGAGGACGCCCTGCTCTACACCTTCGTGCTGGCCGGAGGCGGATCATGA
- the tsaB gene encoding tRNA (adenosine(37)-N6)-threonylcarbamoyltransferase complex dimerization subunit type 1 TsaB, whose amino-acid sequence MAYLALDTSTEHLSLALSHQDGVIARDWHVGQRHAEQTLPRLEALLAEASLTRSALQGIAFGMGPGSFTGLRIGCGIAQGLGFGLGIPVIGVSTLEALAQGSGADKVFACLDARMQQVYVARYVRESGGWREIGEALVCDPDAVPVPDDTGWTGVGSGFAAYGDALSARLGERLVATEPERFPHARDLLALALPRFAAGLGRPAHEATLVYLRDKVALKTHERAPK is encoded by the coding sequence ATGGCCTATCTCGCCCTCGATACCTCCACCGAACATCTGTCGCTCGCGCTGTCGCACCAGGACGGCGTGATCGCACGCGACTGGCACGTCGGCCAGCGCCACGCCGAACAGACGCTGCCACGACTCGAAGCGCTGCTGGCCGAGGCCAGCCTGACCCGGTCGGCGCTGCAGGGCATCGCCTTCGGCATGGGTCCGGGTTCGTTCACCGGCCTGCGCATCGGCTGCGGCATCGCCCAGGGGCTGGGCTTCGGTCTGGGGATTCCGGTAATCGGCGTCTCGACGCTCGAAGCGCTCGCGCAGGGCAGCGGCGCCGACAAGGTCTTCGCCTGCCTCGATGCGCGGATGCAGCAGGTTTATGTCGCCCGCTATGTGCGCGAAAGCGGCGGCTGGCGCGAGATCGGCGAAGCGCTGGTCTGCGACCCCGACGCCGTACCGGTGCCCGACGACACCGGCTGGACCGGCGTCGGCAGCGGCTTTGCCGCCTACGGCGACGCGCTTTCTGCCCGCCTGGGCGAGCGGCTGGTCGCGACCGAGCCCGAACGCTTTCCGCACGCGCGCGACCTGCTGGCGCTGGCACTGCCGCGCTTTGCCGCCGGCCTTGGCCGTCCGGCACACGAGGCGACGCTGGTCTACCTGCGCGACAAGGTCGCGCTGAAAACCCACGAGCGCGCGCCGAAGTGA